From Pseudobdellovibrio exovorus JSS, a single genomic window includes:
- the bamA gene encoding outer membrane protein assembly factor BamA has protein sequence MHNKLLKKLSFLILFHFLIWAFTSSFSYAQSEAKNKTAKPVSGVVKSIEITGNKKIEAEAVLARLITKTGDVYSEQNIAEDIKEVFKMGFFVQIEVLKEAQSDGLHLEYKIIEKASVTEIVFEGNSDVKSEDLESQISIKPYEILNHSKIADSIIKLEKYYEEKGFYLVKISSSVEELVAGESVRLKFNIQENDKVKVQKITFIGNEKLKDSYLKSRLAIQEAGFFTGLSGSGSYRQEAFERDLMALKYMYWNEGYIKVKVDRPLVTVTPDKKSIYVTYHIEEGEQYSIGQVDFTGDLLFSKEELSQSVKIKDNGVFSLEVMQKDIADLQAKYGDEGYAFTNVIPVYDFNDRDRIVDLVFEFEKGNKVYFGTFNVVNNSKTRDKVVRRELKIFEGELYNETRRRQSLENIKRLGFFEEVNFKTSTPPDKPDQMNIDIMLKERNTGQLQLTAGYGNVQGLSLGGSVQQNNFRGLGQTLGARIEATKNRQDYSVSLTEPYLYDTKWSSGFTIFYVENKERINYDNRQTGASLRFGHPIWNDNLRAYVGYKIEKTALFENDYTDPLLFPLETARGVASSLTGTLEYDTRDDRFSPSNGILATLSYEYAGVGGDLKYQESYASFKFFKNVFMDVVWRNNIAFSLLQSLNDEELPFTKRYQLGGAYSLRGFGSNTVGRRIFSQLRYNQLVTNDGNPFYTPGISQSDREKRSNLIFGGTQQLIFQTELQFPLIKEAGLNGVFFYDMGQADDAIVSDKFVSDFGIGFRWQSPLGLLRFEWGWPLQSDDMDRDAVNFEFSIGPPF, from the coding sequence GTGCATAATAAGTTATTAAAAAAATTAAGCTTTTTGATCCTTTTCCATTTTTTGATATGGGCTTTTACGTCCTCATTTTCGTACGCGCAAAGTGAAGCAAAAAATAAAACAGCTAAGCCAGTTTCGGGTGTAGTTAAAAGTATCGAGATCACAGGAAATAAAAAAATTGAAGCCGAAGCGGTTTTGGCTCGTTTGATTACAAAAACGGGTGATGTGTATTCAGAACAAAATATTGCTGAGGATATCAAAGAAGTTTTTAAAATGGGCTTCTTCGTGCAAATCGAAGTTTTGAAAGAGGCTCAATCGGATGGCTTGCATCTGGAATACAAAATTATTGAAAAGGCCTCTGTTACTGAAATCGTATTCGAGGGAAATTCAGATGTGAAATCTGAAGATCTTGAATCGCAGATATCAATCAAGCCCTACGAGATATTGAATCACAGTAAAATTGCGGACTCTATCATCAAGCTTGAAAAGTACTATGAAGAAAAAGGCTTTTATCTGGTCAAGATCAGTTCTTCTGTTGAAGAATTAGTGGCTGGCGAAAGTGTTCGTCTTAAGTTCAATATTCAAGAAAATGATAAAGTTAAAGTTCAAAAAATTACTTTCATCGGTAACGAAAAACTAAAAGATTCTTATTTGAAATCCCGCCTTGCTATTCAAGAAGCGGGCTTCTTTACTGGACTCAGTGGTTCTGGTTCCTACAGACAAGAGGCCTTTGAACGTGATTTGATGGCTTTGAAATATATGTACTGGAACGAAGGGTACATCAAAGTAAAAGTGGATCGTCCTTTAGTAACAGTGACTCCCGATAAAAAATCAATCTATGTGACATACCACATTGAAGAGGGTGAACAGTACTCTATCGGACAGGTGGATTTCACCGGGGATTTATTATTCAGTAAGGAAGAATTATCCCAGTCTGTAAAAATTAAGGACAATGGTGTTTTCTCTTTAGAGGTCATGCAGAAAGATATCGCTGACTTACAAGCTAAATACGGTGATGAAGGATATGCTTTCACCAACGTTATTCCCGTTTACGATTTCAACGATCGTGACCGCATCGTGGATTTAGTTTTCGAATTTGAAAAAGGCAATAAAGTTTATTTTGGTACATTCAATGTGGTGAATAACTCGAAAACTCGCGACAAAGTTGTTCGTCGTGAATTGAAAATTTTCGAGGGCGAGCTTTACAATGAAACAAGACGTCGCCAGTCTTTAGAAAACATCAAGCGTTTAGGATTCTTTGAGGAAGTTAACTTTAAAACAAGCACTCCTCCAGATAAACCAGATCAAATGAACATTGATATTATGCTGAAAGAGCGTAATACAGGACAGCTTCAATTGACGGCGGGTTATGGTAACGTTCAAGGTTTAAGCCTAGGTGGATCGGTTCAACAGAATAACTTCCGCGGATTGGGACAGACGCTTGGTGCACGTATTGAAGCGACAAAGAATCGTCAAGATTACTCGGTCAGTTTAACCGAGCCGTATCTGTACGACACAAAATGGTCTTCGGGATTCACAATCTTCTATGTCGAAAACAAAGAAAGAATCAACTACGACAATCGTCAGACAGGTGCTTCGTTACGATTTGGTCATCCGATCTGGAATGATAATCTACGCGCTTATGTTGGTTATAAAATTGAAAAGACAGCTCTATTCGAAAATGATTATACAGATCCACTTCTTTTCCCGTTAGAGACAGCCCGTGGTGTGGCGAGTTCGTTGACGGGAACGTTAGAGTACGACACGCGTGATGACCGCTTCAGTCCATCTAATGGTATTCTTGCGACATTGTCATACGAGTATGCAGGTGTAGGTGGAGACCTTAAATATCAAGAGAGCTATGCCTCGTTTAAGTTTTTCAAAAATGTCTTTATGGATGTTGTTTGGAGAAATAACATCGCTTTCAGCTTGTTGCAGTCATTGAACGATGAAGAGTTGCCATTTACTAAGCGCTATCAATTAGGTGGTGCTTATTCTCTTAGAGGTTTTGGCTCGAACACTGTTGGTCGCCGTATTTTTTCTCAGCTCAGATATAATCAGTTAGTTACAAATGATGGAAATCCTTTCTACACACCAGGGATCAGTCAAAGTGATCGTGAAAAACGTTCCAACTTGATCTTCGGTGGTACGCAACAATTGATTTTCCAAACAGAGCTTCAATTCCCGTTGATCAAAGAGGCGGGATTAAATGGTGTATTCTTCTATGATATGGGGCAGGCAGATGATGCTATTGTCTCTGATAAATTTGTAAGTGACTTTGGTATCGGCTTTAGATGGCAGTCTCCGTTAGGGCTTCTACGCTTTGAGTGGGGATGGCCATTACAATCAGATGATATGGACCGTGACGCGGTAAACTTTGAGTTTTCGATCGGCCCACCATTCTAA
- the lpxK gene encoding tetraacyldisaccharide 4'-kinase, translating to MKVLKPLEKIYHFVTGVKNLLYETNVVQQTKLNSKVLSVGNLSFGGVGKTPCVIYLGEIFQNEMKTVIVCKSYKASIKQAARVDLSVPQAAHIYGDEACLIQSQLQTCEVWSGPIKLETAQASLNSAPQLIIVDDGFSHRQLARDFDLVLVDASKGLAGDYFRESWSNLKRAHAVILTKTNLSDTNKVKDLKNKMETDFPHLSGKIFSSSVQIELSVEIQKPLFVFCALAKPDDFVLQLREMGYNVVQTQFFPDHHMYSAADEKEVLDVYRGLQNQYSDLCLVTTEKDAIKLSPSLKSTVRTPKHFMTMQPEERKVLVEEIRKTF from the coding sequence ATGAAGGTTTTAAAGCCTCTCGAGAAAATTTATCATTTCGTAACAGGTGTTAAGAACCTGTTATATGAAACCAATGTCGTTCAACAAACTAAATTGAATTCGAAGGTACTGTCGGTCGGGAATCTGTCTTTTGGTGGAGTTGGAAAAACTCCATGTGTTATCTACTTAGGTGAAATCTTTCAGAATGAAATGAAGACAGTGATTGTCTGCAAAAGTTATAAAGCTTCGATAAAGCAAGCCGCACGAGTGGATTTATCGGTGCCCCAAGCGGCTCATATCTATGGGGATGAAGCCTGCTTGATTCAGTCTCAACTGCAAACCTGTGAAGTTTGGTCTGGACCTATAAAACTAGAAACCGCACAAGCTAGTTTGAACTCTGCTCCACAGTTGATCATCGTGGATGATGGCTTTAGTCATCGTCAACTCGCTAGAGATTTTGATTTAGTACTGGTAGATGCCAGCAAAGGGCTTGCGGGGGATTATTTTCGTGAATCTTGGTCTAACTTAAAAAGAGCCCATGCGGTTATTTTAACGAAAACGAATTTATCTGATACCAATAAAGTTAAAGACTTAAAAAATAAAATGGAAACTGATTTTCCTCATCTAAGTGGAAAGATTTTTAGTTCCTCAGTGCAGATAGAGCTTTCTGTAGAAATACAAAAACCGTTATTTGTCTTCTGTGCACTCGCGAAACCAGATGACTTTGTCCTGCAACTACGTGAGATGGGATACAATGTGGTGCAAACGCAGTTTTTCCCAGATCATCATATGTATTCAGCTGCAGATGAAAAAGAAGTTCTAGATGTTTATCGGGGCTTGCAAAATCAGTATTCGGATTTATGTCTTGTTACTACTGAAAAAGATGCCATTAAACTCAGTCCATCCTTAAAATCTACAGTTAGAACACCAAAGCACTTTATGACAATGCAGCCTGAAGAAAGAAAGGTTTTAGTTGAGGAAATTAGGAAAACTTTTTAG
- a CDS encoding ABC transporter permease, producing MKLNFWIASKLLFSRKVLFGGSAPLSFLGLVLGVAALVASMAVMSGYVETLKMAMTDVTGDLQVVRRGRLVDDWNSFSQKIKESEPRVVSMMRFAYAEAVLARKGQVSGVLLQGIDAAAMGGVLNLEKRVKQGQLKLEADHIAVGAGLAKKYDLKIDDKIYLVVPLATPFETTAFRRQSKEFTVSAVVDFGKNDWNERLVLSNLSALQALTEIGDRYTGVFVKLENRDDAPQAGSRLLESLGPNFSVMTWYDVNRNVFEAVVIERAVIFFVVLLIVIVAAFNISSTLYVFIRQRYSDIAILKTLGLSQRQVRLIFMSQGVIVGLMGTIIGIVIGYDLCFAFMYLQDHYSLISGSVYRIDKIYTEVRFIDLAVIFLATQVICLIATYFPAYKGSQLQVVEGLKNG from the coding sequence ATGAAGTTGAACTTCTGGATAGCTTCAAAACTACTTTTTTCAAGAAAAGTCCTTTTTGGGGGTTCAGCACCACTTTCATTTTTGGGATTAGTTTTAGGTGTAGCGGCCTTAGTTGCGTCTATGGCGGTGATGAGTGGCTATGTAGAAACACTCAAAATGGCGATGACCGATGTGACCGGCGATTTGCAGGTTGTGCGTCGTGGACGTCTAGTAGATGACTGGAACAGTTTTTCACAAAAGATTAAAGAAAGTGAACCACGCGTTGTTTCGATGATGAGATTTGCTTACGCCGAAGCTGTGCTGGCCAGAAAAGGACAGGTTTCTGGAGTCTTACTACAGGGTATCGATGCGGCGGCCATGGGCGGAGTTCTAAATCTAGAGAAGCGGGTCAAGCAGGGACAACTAAAATTAGAGGCGGATCATATTGCTGTCGGTGCGGGCTTAGCTAAGAAATACGATTTGAAAATTGACGATAAAATTTATTTAGTCGTACCTTTAGCAACACCATTCGAGACAACGGCTTTTAGAAGACAATCAAAAGAATTTACAGTTTCGGCGGTAGTGGATTTTGGAAAAAATGATTGGAACGAGCGACTGGTTTTGAGCAATCTGTCGGCGTTACAGGCGCTAACTGAAATCGGCGATCGTTATACCGGAGTCTTTGTTAAGCTGGAAAATAGAGACGATGCTCCGCAAGCGGGATCGCGTCTGCTAGAGAGCTTAGGTCCCAATTTTTCGGTGATGACGTGGTACGATGTGAACCGAAATGTCTTTGAGGCTGTGGTGATTGAGCGGGCTGTTATTTTCTTTGTGGTGTTACTGATCGTCATTGTGGCGGCGTTTAATATCTCGAGCACGCTTTATGTATTTATTCGTCAAAGATATTCTGACATTGCTATTTTGAAAACTCTTGGCCTCAGTCAGCGTCAAGTCAGGTTGATTTTCATGAGTCAGGGAGTGATTGTCGGCTTGATGGGGACGATTATTGGAATTGTGATTGGCTATGATCTCTGTTTTGCTTTCATGTATTTACAAGATCATTACTCGCTGATTTCTGGATCTGTCTATCGTATTGATAAAATATATACGGAAGTGCGGTTTATTGATCTTGCAGTTATTTTCTTGGCCACACAGGTTATATGTTTGATTGCAACTTATTTCCCTGCATACAAAGGAAGTCAGTTACAAGTAGTTGAGGGGTTGAAAAATGGTTAA
- the lpxA gene encoding acyl-ACP--UDP-N-acetylglucosamine O-acyltransferase encodes MKVHPTSVLSSDVVLADGVEIGPYCNIQGRVFIGEGTYIEGHVTIGSRHGIVEIGKNNHISPGAVIGGPPQDISYKAEPTKLIIGDNNVIREFATLNIATSKGDGATVVGNNGYFMAYSHVGHDCKIGNNVVIANNSHFAGHCVVEDNVVVGGVCAFNQFCRIGKNAFVAGSSIVNKDILPFSRAQGNWALVRATNKMGLLRKGFAKEEVANIHKAIRIVIMGSSTLEEAYTRIDAECAPSENITYLVDFIKNSKRGIAIARGAGAAEE; translated from the coding sequence ATGAAAGTTCATCCAACCAGCGTTCTATCGTCAGATGTAGTTCTGGCTGACGGCGTAGAAATTGGCCCTTACTGTAATATCCAAGGGCGTGTGTTTATAGGTGAAGGAACTTATATTGAAGGTCATGTAACTATTGGTTCACGTCATGGCATAGTTGAGATTGGTAAAAACAATCACATATCACCGGGCGCTGTCATTGGTGGTCCGCCACAGGACATCAGTTATAAAGCTGAGCCGACAAAATTGATTATCGGAGACAATAACGTCATTCGTGAATTTGCTACGCTGAATATTGCGACTAGCAAAGGTGATGGTGCAACTGTCGTGGGTAACAATGGTTATTTTATGGCGTATTCGCACGTTGGGCATGATTGTAAGATCGGTAACAATGTGGTGATTGCCAATAACTCTCACTTTGCTGGACATTGTGTAGTTGAAGATAATGTCGTTGTCGGTGGAGTTTGTGCTTTTAATCAGTTCTGCCGTATTGGAAAGAATGCCTTTGTTGCCGGATCAAGTATTGTTAATAAAGATATTTTGCCATTTTCAAGAGCTCAAGGAAATTGGGCCTTGGTGAGAGCAACTAATAAGATGGGGCTATTAAGAAAAGGTTTCGCTAAAGAAGAAGTGGCCAATATTCACAAAGCTATTCGCATTGTTATTATGGGCTCTAGCACTTTAGAAGAAGCTTATACTCGCATCGATGCTGAGTGCGCTCCATCGGAAAATATCACTTACCTTGTGGATTTTATTAAAAACTCTAAACGAGGTATTGCTATCGCACGTGGTGCAGGAGCAGCTGAAGAGTGA
- a CDS encoding OmpH family outer membrane protein: MKTLLSVLLITLGASLASADAKIGYVDVQRAIEQSSIGKKAKDEMKKEADKRNKDLEKRKTDIDKMREDIEKKRAVLTEEAFTKRAQELQEEMQKFNQLAAKAQGELQKKESDLLEPIVKKMRTVIEKIAKDKGFSMVLQSNPNAQIVLFSTADSDLTEDVIKAVDKEK; encoded by the coding sequence ATGAAAACATTATTATCAGTTTTATTGATCACATTGGGCGCAAGCTTGGCTTCTGCTGATGCTAAAATTGGCTATGTTGATGTACAAAGAGCGATTGAGCAATCTAGCATCGGCAAAAAAGCTAAAGATGAGATGAAGAAAGAAGCGGATAAGCGTAACAAGGATCTTGAAAAAAGAAAAACAGATATCGATAAAATGCGTGAAGATATCGAAAAGAAGCGTGCGGTCTTAACAGAAGAAGCATTCACAAAACGTGCGCAAGAGTTGCAAGAAGAAATGCAAAAATTCAACCAGTTAGCTGCTAAAGCACAAGGTGAATTACAAAAGAAAGAATCTGATTTGCTAGAACCAATCGTTAAAAAAATGCGCACAGTGATTGAAAAAATCGCTAAAGATAAAGGATTCTCTATGGTTCTTCAAAGTAATCCGAACGCTCAAATCGTATTATTTTCTACAGCTGATTCTGACTTAACAGAAGATGTGATTAAAGCGGTAGATAAAGAAAAGTAA
- a CDS encoding Gfo/Idh/MocA family protein — protein sequence MSQKLKAAVVGVGYLGTFHAQKLKAHPAVDLVGVCDFSYEQAKKVAADLQTQAYEKPQDLLKHVDYVHIAASTQSHYDLAALFLENKIPVLVEKPIAATADLAEKLTELSEKNKTLLSVGHIERLNPAFRLLKESTDKIQYLEINRLAPFRTRGSDVSVLHDLTIHDIDLVNWILNSEIVDYQVAGKKIIKPTYDDVSLRLKFASGAQVTINNSRVTPQIIRNYRAVFENKVIFTNTATLESEVLTAESQDPFHKVEKIQLDKVDALALEADRFVQCVLGKQEPLITAVEATKALRQVEQFIAHMDKELS from the coding sequence GTGAGCCAGAAGTTAAAAGCAGCAGTGGTGGGTGTAGGTTATCTGGGGACTTTTCATGCTCAGAAGCTGAAGGCTCACCCAGCGGTAGATCTTGTAGGTGTCTGTGATTTCTCTTATGAGCAGGCTAAAAAAGTGGCTGCCGATCTACAGACGCAGGCCTATGAAAAACCTCAGGATTTACTTAAGCACGTGGACTACGTCCACATTGCAGCTTCGACTCAGTCCCACTACGACCTAGCAGCATTATTTCTAGAAAATAAAATTCCTGTTCTGGTGGAAAAGCCGATTGCGGCGACAGCAGACTTGGCCGAAAAACTAACAGAGCTATCAGAAAAAAACAAAACACTACTGAGTGTGGGCCATATCGAAAGATTAAACCCTGCTTTCCGTTTACTGAAAGAGTCCACTGATAAAATTCAATACCTTGAAATTAATCGCTTAGCACCATTTAGAACTCGAGGCAGCGATGTCAGTGTACTGCATGATTTAACTATTCATGATATTGATTTAGTAAATTGGATTCTAAATAGCGAAATCGTGGATTATCAAGTGGCAGGAAAGAAAATTATTAAGCCGACCTATGATGATGTCTCGTTACGTCTAAAGTTTGCTAGTGGAGCACAGGTGACGATTAATAATTCTCGTGTGACACCTCAGATTATACGTAACTATCGCGCTGTTTTTGAAAATAAAGTGATTTTTACGAATACGGCAACGCTAGAGTCTGAAGTTTTAACAGCTGAGTCACAGGACCCTTTTCATAAGGTAGAAAAAATTCAATTAGATAAAGTAGATGCTTTAGCCTTAGAGGCTGATCGTTTTGTGCAATGTGTTTTAGGGAAGCAAGAACCACTTATTACAGCGGTAGAAGCCACTAAAGCTTTAAGACAAGTGGAACAGTTTATTGCCCACATGGATAAGGAACTCTCTTAA
- the prfB gene encoding peptide chain release factor 2 (programmed frameshift): MSLIAELSEVKKEIVELEQVSADLRGYLDLDRKKKRLEELNMSAENPAIWGKPQEMQKINKERAILERAIGEWSAFNSRIEDVTVLLEMAVEAQDEGTFQEVKHELEQIQKTGEALELQRVLSGELDANSAYLSINSGAGGTESCDWASMLLRMYTRYADKHGYKCEILDMTEGEEAGIKSCTLLISGEYAYGYLKAESGVHRLVRISPFDSNARRHTSFASVFVWAEVDDDIQIDIRPDDIEVETYRSSGAGGQHVNKTDSAVRMRHKPSGIVVSSQTQRSQIQNRDKAMKMLKAALYEKEIERKNKEKDEMNSQKKANEWGSQIRSYVMHPYQMVKDHRTAFQTNQVNAVMDGELDEYIMSYLKAQLAGTLGQNTDAGDLE; encoded by the exons ATGTCACTCATTGCTGAATTATCAGAAGTTAAAAAAGAGATCGTAGAGCTGGAACAAGTTTCGGCGGACCTTCGGGGGTATCTT GACCTCGATCGCAAAAAGAAACGCCTAGAAGAACTCAATATGTCGGCGGAAAATCCCGCCATCTGGGGTAAACCTCAGGAAATGCAAAAAATAAATAAAGAGCGTGCGATTCTGGAAAGAGCCATCGGCGAATGGAGTGCTTTTAATTCTCGCATCGAAGATGTAACGGTTCTTCTTGAAATGGCCGTGGAAGCGCAGGACGAGGGAACGTTTCAAGAGGTCAAACATGAATTGGAACAAATTCAAAAGACCGGAGAGGCCCTTGAGTTGCAACGTGTATTGAGTGGTGAGCTCGATGCAAACAGCGCGTATCTTTCTATTAACTCGGGTGCCGGTGGAACTGAAAGTTGTGACTGGGCTTCGATGTTACTACGTATGTACACTCGCTATGCAGATAAGCATGGTTATAAATGTGAAATTTTAGATATGACCGAAGGGGAAGAGGCGGGGATTAAATCCTGTACACTTTTGATTTCGGGTGAATATGCCTATGGTTATTTAAAAGCAGAGTCAGGAGTTCACCGCTTGGTGCGTATCTCTCCGTTTGACTCGAATGCTCGTCGCCATACATCGTTTGCCTCTGTATTTGTGTGGGCAGAAGTCGATGATGATATTCAGATTGATATTAGGCCGGATGATATCGAAGTCGAAACTTACAGATCTAGCGGGGCCGGTGGACAGCACGTTAATAAAACAGATTCGGCTGTGCGTATGCGCCATAAACCATCTGGTATCGTGGTGTCATCACAGACACAAAGATCACAAATACAAAATCGTGATAAAGCCATGAAGATGTTGAAAGCGGCTTTGTATGAAAAAGAGATCGAAAGAAAAAATAAAGAAAAAGATGAAATGAACTCTCAGAAAAAAGCCAACGAGTGGGGGTCGCAAATTCGATCTTATGTGATGCATCCCTATCAGATGGTAAAAGACCATAGAACTGCATTCCAGACGAATCAAGTGAATGCGGTTATGGACGGAGAGTTAGACGAGTACATCATGTCTTATTTGAAAGCTCAGTTAGCGGGAACACTGGGACAAAACACTGATGCGGGTGATTTAGAATGA
- the lpxB gene encoding lipid-A-disaccharide synthase, translated as MEQAKPQIMIIAAEASSAHYALKLMQYWKDNGKDYTYFGVGSDAMEAFGFERLGKSEEMAVVGAAEIFAHYSELKAIFNNLVEQARVRRPNVVVLMDYPEFNLMLAKKLHAMGIKSVYYISPQVWAWRKGRVNTIKKYCDKAFLLFPFEADFYKSRGVPYEFIGHPLLDEFDENLLNEEKNRFNKEKYGIKSTERVLGLMPGSRRGELNQHLDIQLEVARRLINKHDHLRLAILVAPTVKKEEIIDRLENFKSPYILFQDDPNKMISMTDYVLVASGTATLMVGLLQKPMVIMYRLKWLTGLFGKLFIKIKFFGLVNLILDKEVVPERKQEEANPDELFRLMDRYIVDPEYTASVIEELKKLPQYLGEKGATARVAKSLETYL; from the coding sequence ATGGAGCAGGCAAAGCCACAGATCATGATCATTGCTGCCGAAGCTTCCAGTGCTCATTACGCTTTGAAGTTAATGCAGTATTGGAAAGATAACGGCAAAGACTACACCTATTTTGGTGTGGGCTCTGATGCGATGGAGGCTTTTGGTTTCGAGCGCCTAGGAAAATCAGAAGAGATGGCCGTGGTCGGTGCTGCCGAAATATTTGCTCATTACTCAGAGTTAAAAGCGATTTTTAATAATCTGGTCGAGCAAGCGCGTGTACGTCGTCCTAATGTCGTTGTCCTGATGGACTATCCTGAGTTCAATTTGATGTTAGCGAAGAAGCTGCACGCGATGGGGATTAAGTCTGTATATTATATTTCTCCGCAAGTGTGGGCGTGGCGCAAAGGTCGTGTGAATACGATCAAAAAGTATTGTGATAAAGCTTTCTTACTTTTTCCATTTGAAGCTGATTTTTATAAATCCCGTGGAGTTCCTTATGAGTTCATCGGGCATCCTCTGCTGGACGAGTTTGACGAAAATCTTCTGAACGAAGAAAAAAATAGATTTAATAAAGAAAAGTACGGCATTAAAAGCACGGAAAGAGTGCTGGGGCTTATGCCGGGATCTCGTCGTGGAGAGCTGAATCAGCACTTAGATATTCAGCTTGAAGTGGCTCGTCGACTTATAAATAAACATGACCATCTACGTTTGGCGATCCTTGTGGCTCCGACAGTGAAAAAAGAGGAAATTATTGATCGCCTCGAGAACTTCAAATCACCTTATATTTTATTCCAAGATGATCCTAATAAAATGATCAGTATGACGGACTATGTTTTAGTGGCCTCTGGAACTGCGACATTAATGGTTGGCTTGCTACAGAAGCCAATGGTGATTATGTACAGATTAAAGTGGCTAACAGGATTGTTTGGGAAACTGTTTATTAAGATCAAGTTTTTTGGTCTAGTAAATTTAATCCTAGATAAAGAAGTGGTGCCAGAAAGAAAACAAGAAGAAGCTAACCCTGATGAGCTTTTTCGCTTGATGGATCGTTACATAGTCGACCCTGAATATACAGCCTCTGTTATTGAAGAGTTGAAAAAACTACCGCAGTATCTAGGTGAAAAAGGAGCCACAGCTCGTGTGGCTAAAAGTTTAGAAACCTATTTATGA
- a CDS encoding lysophospholipid acyltransferase family protein, with translation MRKLGKLFSRITALFWCLVPWSFNRLAGKALAFLWLDVLNLRRQVIYDNLQTAFPNISEAEKKRIAKKSVQVLCQSFFDVMKVPYLNSKWVEKNVIFDGQENIKSLAQYGEGVFFLTLHMGSGDLAAAIVSEHLKPVTLISKRFANQFLDAFWFGLRERSKTNFIDAHAKNNAFEILSALKKKRGVVFVLDQFMGKPYGVESQFFGVTTGTAYGLALLAKKTQRPVFPLYTYWDEQNKLHICLEPAVDLTTEVGQTNEEITNIFNRSLEGIITRHPEHWMWVHKRWKTFE, from the coding sequence TTGAGGAAATTAGGAAAACTTTTTAGTCGAATCACTGCGCTGTTTTGGTGCCTAGTCCCTTGGTCCTTTAATAGGTTAGCGGGTAAGGCTTTAGCTTTTCTTTGGCTAGATGTTTTAAATCTACGTCGACAAGTTATTTACGATAATTTGCAGACGGCCTTTCCGAATATTTCAGAAGCAGAAAAAAAACGTATTGCGAAGAAGTCCGTACAGGTTTTATGTCAAAGCTTTTTCGATGTGATGAAAGTTCCCTACCTAAATTCGAAGTGGGTCGAAAAAAATGTTATCTTTGATGGGCAGGAAAATATCAAGTCGCTGGCTCAGTATGGAGAGGGTGTTTTTTTTCTTACTCTTCATATGGGAAGTGGAGACTTAGCCGCGGCCATTGTGAGTGAACATCTGAAGCCGGTGACATTGATCAGTAAAAGATTTGCCAATCAGTTTTTAGATGCATTTTGGTTCGGACTACGTGAAAGATCCAAAACTAATTTCATAGATGCGCATGCTAAAAATAATGCTTTCGAGATTTTATCTGCACTCAAAAAAAAACGTGGAGTGGTCTTCGTTTTAGATCAATTTATGGGAAAACCATACGGAGTCGAAAGCCAGTTCTTCGGAGTGACAACGGGGACCGCCTATGGTCTAGCTCTTTTGGCAAAGAAAACTCAGCGCCCTGTATTTCCTCTGTACACCTATTGGGACGAGCAGAATAAACTACACATTTGTTTAGAGCCGGCCGTTGATTTGACCACTGAAGTGGGTCAAACTAACGAAGAGATTACAAATATATTTAATCGGTCCCTTGAGGGGATCATCACTCGTCATCCAGAGCATTGGATGTGGGTGCATAAACGCTGGAAGACATTTGAATGA
- a CDS encoding ABC transporter ATP-binding protein: MVNDSSACMIEVKNVVKNYVTGSSELEVLKDVSFGINAGEAVCLLGASGAGKSTLLQIMGTLDRPTSGQVLYRGDDVFALNDEKLSLFRNQKMGFVFQFHHLIQEMTALENIMLPSLIAGDDTSSSRAEALKWLEFMGLGDRAEHFPHQLSGGELQRVAIARALIKKPEVLFADEPTGNLDSENSRKIQDLFFQLRDQLGLTLIVVTHDMAFAEKFPRVFKVKDGRLA; this comes from the coding sequence ATGGTTAATGATTCAAGTGCCTGTATGATTGAAGTTAAAAATGTAGTGAAGAACTATGTGACAGGTTCTTCAGAGTTGGAAGTTTTGAAAGATGTGAGCTTTGGCATTAATGCGGGTGAAGCTGTTTGTCTTTTAGGAGCTTCCGGAGCTGGTAAATCGACGTTGCTGCAAATCATGGGAACTTTAGATCGACCAACCTCAGGGCAGGTTTTGTATCGTGGTGATGATGTCTTTGCTTTAAATGATGAAAAATTATCCTTATTTCGTAACCAAAAAATGGGCTTCGTTTTTCAGTTCCATCACTTGATCCAAGAGATGACAGCACTAGAGAACATCATGTTGCCCTCACTTATAGCAGGTGATGACACGAGTTCGAGCCGTGCCGAAGCTTTAAAGTGGCTTGAGTTTATGGGATTGGGTGATCGAGCCGAGCATTTTCCACACCAGTTAAGCGGTGGTGAGTTACAGAGAGTGGCTATTGCACGTGCTTTAATCAAAAAACCTGAAGTTTTGTTTGCTGATGAGCCCACGGGGAACTTAGATTCTGAAAACTCGCGTAAAATTCAGGATCTTTTTTTTCAGCTCCGAGATCAATTGGGTTTAACTCTAATTGTGGTGACTCATGACATGGCATTTGCCGAAAAATTTCCACGTGTCTTTAAAGTCAAAGATGGACGACTTGCGTAA